From Hylaeus volcanicus isolate JK05 chromosome 2, UHH_iyHylVolc1.0_haploid, whole genome shotgun sequence, the proteins below share one genomic window:
- the LOC128872201 gene encoding serine-rich adhesin for platelets isoform X1, whose translation MKRKEATTKRKKQIKNGSIQSKELEARGVSMDMKTSWAAQELTSKYSNLNDMARFQQKQLQEKEQKLLQLYDQQQQRAYQVMQRGSAGSNSSNHTTSVSQHTVTKTSNSSHTTSTSQGGKVRQMFDERRHTTVKGIDRSYPLEPLENKPRKQTNGNAAQKNGNSTVNRHSVTVKRVARADVNSNLNGGKPVVSYHEEVTRESFEPSVQGHTDDDEFGNENHVARYANGNHRDDTRIEEVLDDDTIQRNRMMAKLHLMQYDETLKHRVKNDLESEEFPEDFMVDVPDKLPKQSVTKKLSQAEARLERFRNANAKRSNSITKNTSTIGVPRKRFDPIFPAKSTSSGIKDAKSGTKSPRSSGTRNATSHSAEETLSSSESERTVKRKSDTRFFCKDSKRSATTYDSETSERLSPDFLKDRKPRSESPKYFCEESEKSATACVTDSKAEVSKGKHRRSEEPEFFCKESKTSATTYAINSKAFGKLPPKFSNDAERAVEPRKSKDWSIESKGRSTKSPIVGVDTVDREFISLSRSPSPGSQNVNLLGKIETRDGTKQVSNESLNVFERLTSHNTSPRYPYREPGSSTMRNNARGSKLMSKSPEFPEKLAKKRGDGSKVFRKHDHSNIRSSPSSRSPDSGKTISRKSSASPRFFSTDADRSATIMLVTPETITKVRTRSTSPRKEKSSRFSIDRFSLAPANKVAGPSRRTSKEDLDEGTRYNIRSSVSKFFSEQCEKASRNVDVDARFNGRFDRSSDLSRSSSPVSLKAMKTQRQTKPTDRGLPSRKIDTRKSSSRIKDSRSGTPEFFSYETDKPATTVSLKQKVTKDWTNKRSESPRLEKSGSRSVHSGNRSSKSPHSFTVLRDVKATGPRRGQTGSRGESRSSETADTFILPGNTKMTSVDRSSRSSRKTPAVVDARSRTPEFFCYETEKSATTVSLKPQSKTDSTKERSESPGSRPSSSTGAHSGDRSSKSPDSFTVLRDVKATGPQRGQTGSRGESRSSETADTFILPGNTKMTSVDRSSRSSRKTPAVVDARSRTPEFFCYETEKSATTVSLKPQSKTDSTKERSESPGSRPSSSTGAHSGDRSSKSPDSITLPKDVEVISGHSRSTSRDSSPRLQKVLYNRIGTPEFFCYETDKLATTVSLKSIPAIDSINQRTKSPRSRSGGSTGVHDGDRPSKSFGNVKDIKSTSGYNKSHSRDSSPKLQKIADIGRGTPEFYCYETEKSATTVSLKPKPTRNTRNEHSKRPGSGGCTGSRSERPSKSPDVFALSKDAKATARRGSGNVLRSTKLIREIIEHQKDRNQPDRTLQNSSKESRRPSIAPDDTTGISRVDIAGENEADTVRVNRNVDKRSPTPPTRTYGLLTPETSPKSSISVEVDAEIQEITMPDRYLERGKLRRELRSTYSRSSKETSQASIESKAENASTYSVRKPGKKRGSLFESDIFEPTKKRQQAPDHRRVTESKRSADFASEAIGSKARDGKTGNSERSCGGSPSPTSESLFRAAKRRIGAAVNEENRAKSLRSKNTEKSPRKQPLALGSVELVRKIIKGTRSVATNEVERKQEATKKLEGEIQMQDTDSVVSRTVEFMKYEEGSSRTSYERTDSVESALRRFDSIDAAASVQSTLEKNEETGERRNRSLKTPDIYAASKDVKISDSASRKSSRESSLILENKHKTLEFVCYETDKLATTVSLKPRDTIDSFNQRSESPRSRPGSSTGIRGAGMLPKDVELINNLNKRSSRESPSGLHKIQDSKSNSPEFVRYETDKLATTISNVNLKRKPTIGAIDQRSERPRSRPGSSTGVHDGGRSSKSPHILTLLDDRSFGIDNSASSSRTISLKALNRASSPRNPENKPSRTSAKGIFNSETPGKMRVLGTRETRRQKKLATAKDSFEIDRVLSRSKSPACRRQLFPDGDSTEETETGSSFSKTKSSKRDATYSIGPNIKSKCVKPVRGDETSMKEADSDRPVSIKQLRSIEDIRRSIENESPRCGETRTSRSAIASNVSKCSSNVQPRRRQSCPLNGDARVGSKKDTSSSKWSENLSARDDRLGESGRSVNCATRFSRVAKSPSPDSKATETNRTRRSVPPTPSKSPDTVTRRHSTDLKAQDTKSTKRPAPMKGTEPIGNRKTTTTTTTTTRKSTDVVDGAILENGSHLRDQTAETKYDNDSSTTKKNDAFVIAFDEQPPKENDVSLPRKPRLRKQSTEKHTPTSQSGRPPSVSSTSSGSTMQSHVSTPKSRMSSKVHAPSSATSTSRGSASNKTGGSVCSADLLTPCKICGRRFAQDRITLHEQICAKTGQKKRKQFDTVMFRVKGTELEKFVRKGHCKKQPEKPPEVKSNWRRKHEDFINAIRSAKQVQAHLAAGGKLSDLPPPPPSDTSDYIQCPHCGRKFNKSAADRHIPKCENMLHNKPVHSRAPKLKR comes from the exons GCTCGATTCCAGCAAAAGCAGCTGCAGGAGAAGGAACAGAAGTTGCTGCAGCTCTACGACCAGCAACAACAGAGGGCTTATCAGGTGATGCAACGAGGTAGCGCTGGTTCCAACAGCTCGAATCATACTACATCCGTCAGCCAGCACACCGTCACAAAGACCTCGAACAGCAGCCATACAACCTCGACCTCGCAAGGTGGTAAG GTGAGGCAGATGTTCGACGAGAGACGCCACACGACCGTGAAGGGCATCGACAGGAGCTACCCGCTGGAGCCACTGGAGAACAAACCGCGGAAACAAACGAACGGAAACGCGGCGCAGAAGAACGGAAATTCGACGGTGAACCGACACTCCGTGACTGTGAAGCGAGTGGCGCGGGCTGACGTGAACAGCAATTTGAATGGCGGCAAACCGGTCGTCTCGTATCACGAGGAAGTCACTCGAGAATCGTTCGAACCATCTGTACAGGGCCACACGGACGACGATGAATTCGGAAACGAGAACCATGTCGCTCGGTATGCCAATGGCAACCATCGAGATGat ACGCGGATCGAGGAGGTTCTCGACGACGATACGATACAGAGGAATCGCATGATGGCGAAGTTACACTTGATGCAGTACGACGAGACGCTGAAGCACCGCGTTAAAAACGACCTCGAAAGCGAAGAATTCCCGGAAGACTTCATGGTGGATGTACCCGACAAGCTACCGAAACAAAGTGTTACCAAGAAGCTGTCCCAGGCGGAGGCTAGATTGGAGCGCTTCAGGAACGCCAACGCGAAACGAAGCAACAGCATTACGAAAAATACGAGCACGATCGGCGTTCCCAGGAAACGGTTCGACCCGATATTTCCGGCAAAGTCTACTTCCAG CGGGATTAAGGACGCGAAGAGCGGGACGAAGAGTCCACGAAGCAGCGGAACGAGGAATGCGACGTCTCACAGCGCGGAGGAAACTCTCTCGTCGTCGGAGTCTGAAAGAACCGTGAAACGAAAAAGCGACACGCGGTTCTTTTGCAAGGATTCCAAGAGATCTGCTACCACTTACGATTCAGAAACTAGCGAACGATTGTCGCCTGATTTTTTAAAGGATAGAAAACCTCGAAGCGAAAGTCCGAAGTACTTTTGCGAGGAGTCCGAGAAGTCAGCTACCGCGTGTGTAACGGATTCAAAAGCTGAAGTATCGAAAGGTAAACATCGTCGAAGCGAGGAACCCGAGTTCTTCTGCAAGGAATCTAAAACTTCAGCTACTACCTATGCGATTAATTCGAAAGCTTTCGGAAAACTTCCTCCGAAGTTTTCGAACGACGCAGAACGTGCCGTGGAACCAAGAAAAAGTAAAGATTGGTCCATCGAATCCAAAGGAAGATCTACTAAATCACCGATTGTGGGTGTAGATACTGTAGACAGGGAGTTTATATCCCTTAGTCGATCTCCATCTCCAGGTAGTCAAAACGTTAACCTACTTGGAAAAATCGAGACCAGAGATGGTACGAAACAGGTCTCAAACGAATCGTTGAACGTTTTCGAGCGATTAACGAGCCATAACACGAGTCCCAGGTATCCTTATCGAGAACCTGGAAGTTCAACGATGAGAAACAACGCGAGAGGCTCCAAACTGATGTCTAAATCCCCAGAATTTCCCGAGAAGCTCGCGAAAAAGCGCGGCGATGGTTCAAAAGTGTTTCGCAAACACGACCATTCGAATATTCGTTCGAGTCCTTCGTCGCGATCGCCAGATTCCGGGAAGACGATCTCCAGAAAGTCCAGCGCAAGCCCTCGCTTCTTTTCCACGGATGCAGACAGGTCAGCCACCATTATGCTGGTAACCCCAGAAACGATAACAAAGGTGAGAACAAGATCAACGTCtccgaggaaagaaaaaagttcGAGATTTTCTATCGACAGGTTCAGCTTAGCACCTGCGAACAAAGTTGCTGGGCCAAGTAGAAGAACCTCCAAGGAAGACCTCGACGAAGGTACCAGGTACAACATACGAAGCTCGGTATcgaaatttttctctgaaCAATGCGAAAAGGCTTCCAGAAATGTGGACGTCGATGCACGATTCAACGGAAGATTTGACAGAAGCTCTGATTTGTCGCGCAGCTCCTCTCCAGTGTCGCTGAAGGCCATGAAAACTCAAAGACAGACAAAACCAACAGACAGAGGTCTACCATCGAGGAAGATCGACACTAGGAAGTCTTCGTCGAGGATAAAGGATAGTAGAAGCGGGACacctgaatttttttcatacgaAACAGATAAGCCTGCCACCACGGTGAGTCTCAAGCAGAAAGTTACGAAAGACTGGACGAACAAACGTTCCGAGAGTCCCCGATTAGAGAAAAGTGGCTCTAGAAGCGTCCATAGTGGAAATAGATCATCGAAGAGCCCTCACAGCTTTACTGTGCTCAGAGATGTTAAAGCGACTGGACCTCGAAGGGGCCAGACTGGTTCTAGAGGTGAGAGTAGGTCATCCGAAACAGCTGACACCTTCATTCTTCCTGGAAACACTAAAATGACTAGCGTCGACAGGAGTAGCAGGAGCTCGCGGAAGACACCGGCAGTTGTGGATGCTAGAAGCAGGACTCCGGAGTTCTTTTGTTATGAAACAGAAAAGTCTGCTACTACCGTGAGTCTCAAACCACAGTCCAAGACAGATTCGACGAAGGAGCGCTCTGAAAGTCCTGGATCAAGGCCAAGCAGTTCTACAGGTGCCCATAGTGGAGATAGATCATCAAAGAGCCCTGACAGCTTCACTGTGCTCAGAGATGTTAAAGCGACTGGACCTCAAAGGGGCCAGACTGGTTCTAGAGGTGAGAGTAGGTCATCCGAAACAGCTGACACCTTCATTCTTCCTGGAAACACTAAAATGACTAGCGTCGACAGGAGTAGCAGGAGCTCACGGAAGACACCGGCAGTTGTGGATGCTAGAAGCAGGACTCCGGAGTTCTTTTGTTATGAAACAGAAAAGTCTGCTACTACCGTGAGTCTCAAACCACAGTCCAAGACAGATTCGACGAAGGAACGCTCTGAAAGTCCTGGATCAAGGCCAAGCAGTTCTACAGGTGCCCATAGTGGAGATAGATCATCGAAGAGCCCCGACAGCATCACGCTACCTAAGGATGTTGAAGTGATCAGCGGTCATAGTAGAAGCACCAGTCGTGATTCTTCGCCGAGGCTCCAGAAGGTTCTATATAACAGAATAGGGACTCCAGAATTCTTTTGCTACGAGACAGACAAACTTGCCACAACAGTGAGTTTGAAATCTATACCCGCGATAGACTCAATTAACCAACGTACTAAAAGTCCTCGATCAAGATCAGGCGGCTCAACAGGTGTCCATGATGGAGACAGACCATCAAAGAGCTTTGGCAACGTCAAAGATATTAAATCAACCTCTGGATATAATAAAAGCCACTCCCGCGATTCGTCGCCAAAACTACAGAAGATCGCTGACATCGGACGCGGTACTCCAGAGTTCTACTGCTACGAAACGGAAAAATCTGCCACGACGGTCAGTCTTAAACCGAAACCCACGAGAAACACGAGAAACGAGCATTCGAAACGTCCTGGATCGGGTGGCTGCACAGGTTCTCGATCTGAAAGACCATCAAAAAGTCCTGACGTCTTCGCTCTATCTAAGGACGCCAAAGCGACCGCTCGAAGGGGCTCTGGCAACGTCCTGCGATCAACGAAGCTCATTCGCGAGATCATAGAACACCAGAAAGATAGAAATCAGCCCGATCGTACTTTACAGAACAGCTCGAAAGAGTCACGAAGGCCTTCGATAGCACCCGATGATACCACAGGAATATCACGCGTCGATATTGCTGGCGAGAACGAGGCAGACACGGTCAGGGTGAACAGAAATGTCGACAAAAGGTCACCGACGCCTCCCACGCGAACGTACGGCCTTCTCACTCCAGAAACGAGTCCCAAAAGTTCTATTTCCGTGGAGGTGGACGCCGAGATTCAAGAAATCACCATGCCCGATCGATACTTGGAACGAGGGAAACTTCGCCGCGAGCTTCGAAGCACGTACTCGAGGTCTTCCAAGGAGACCTCGCAAGCTTCGATCGAGTCGAAAGCCGAGAACGCGTCCACGTACTCCGTTCGTAAACCTGGCAAAAAGAGAGGATCCCTCTTCGAATCAGACATCTTCGAGCCGACGAAAAAGCGTCAGCAGGCTCCAGATCATCGGAGAGTCACGGAGTCGAAGAGAAGCGCAGACTTCGCGAGCGAAGCGATAGGTTCGAAGGCTCGAGATGGAAAAACCGGGAACTCCGAGCGTTCTTGCGGCGGCAGCCCTTCTCCCACGAGTGAATCGCTTTTTCGCGCCGCGAAACGTCGAATCGGAGCTGCGGTGAACGAGGAAAATCGTGCGAAAAGTTTGCGATCCAAGAATACGGAGAAGTCGCCAAGAAAGCAGCCTCTAGCCTTGGGGTCTGTGGAACTGGTGCGAAAGATCATAAAAGGGACGCGATCTGTGGCGACTAACGAGGTCGAGCGTAAACAGGAAGCTACGAAGAAATTGGAGGGCGAGATTCAAATGCAGGATACCGATTCTGTTGTGTCGAGGACAGTAGAGTTTATGAAATACGAGGAAGGGTCGTCGAGAACGAGTTACGAAAGGACGGACTCGGTGGAATCTGCCCTGAGACGTTTCGATTCCATCGACGCAGCGGCGTCTGTCCAAAGCACGCTggagaaaaacgaagaaacaggAGAAAGACGAAACAGATCGTTGAAGACTCCTGACATCTACGCTGCGTCGAAGGATGTGAAAATATCTGATAGTGCTAGTAGAAAGAGCAGTCGCGAATCATCGCTAATCCTGGAGAATAAACACAAAACTCTAGAATTTGTTTGTTACGAAACGGACAAACTTGCCACGACCGTGAGTCTCAAACCTAGGGATACAATCGATTCGTTTAATCAACGTTCTGAGAGCCCTCGATCGAGACCAGGCAGCTCTACAGGTATTCGTGGTGCTGGTATGCTCCCCAAAGATGTCgaactaattaataatttgaataaaagaagCAGTCGTGAATCACCATCGGGGCTCCATAAAATTCAGGATAGTAAGTCTAATAGTCCAGAATTTGTTCGCTATGAGACAGACAAACTTGCCACAACAATCTCAAACGTGAATCTCAAACGTAAGCCTACAATAGGTGCGATCGACCAACGTTCTGAAAGGCCTCGATCAAGACCAGGTAGCTCCACAGGTGTCCATGACGGAGGTAGATCATCAAAGAGTCCTCACATCCTAACTCTGCTCGATGATAGATCGTTTGGAATCGATAATTCAGCAAGTAGCTCGAGGACAATTTCTCTGAAAGCACTCAACCGAGCGAGCTCTCCAAGAAACCCGGAGAACAAACCATCCAGAACTTCTGCGAAGGGTATTTTCAACAGCGAAACTCCTGGCAAAATGAGAGTACTTGGAACGCGGGAAACTCGACGTCAGAAAAAGCTGGCCACGGCCAAGGACTCATTTGAGATCGATCGAGTTCTGTCAAGGTCCAAGTCGCCAGCGTGCAGGCGGCAACTCTTCCCCGATGGCGACTCGACGGAGGAAACGGAAACTGGTAGCTCATTTTCGAAGACGAAGTCGAGTAAACGCGACGCGACCTATTCGATTGGAccgaatataaaatcaaaatgcgTGAAACCTGTTAGGGGCGATGAAACGTCGATGAAAGAGGCAGACTCAGATCGTCCTGTGTCTATTAAACAGCTGAGATCGATCGAGGATATTCGAAGATCCATAGAAAACGAGAGTCCCAGGTGTGGAGAGACGAGAACGTCTAGGTCAGCCATTGCAAGTAATGTTTCGAAATGTTCGAGTAACGTGCAACCGCGGCGAAGACAATCGTGTCCATTAAATGGAGACGCTCGTGTCGGGAGTAAAAAAGATACGTCTTCGTCGAAATGGTCAGAGAATCTTAGCGCGAGAGACGACAGATTAGGTGAATCAGGGCGCTCTGTAAACTGTGCGACGCGTTTCTCCAGGGTAGCAAAAAGTCCGAGTCCAGATTCCAAGGCGACGGAAACCAACCGTACACGAAGAAGCGTGCCTCCTACGCCGTCGAAGAGCCCGGACACGGTGACGAGG cgTCACTCCACCGACTTGAAAGCTCAAGATACAAAATCGACGAAACGACCAGCGCCCATGAAAGGCACGGAGCCAATTGGAAACaggaagacgacgacgacgacgacgactacCACGAGAAAATCGACGGATGTCGTCGATGGCGCTATTCTCGAGAATGGTTCGCATTTACGAGACCAAACTGCCGAAACGAAATACGATAACGACtcgtcgacgacgaagaagaacgATGCTTTTGTCATCGCCTTCGACGAACAACCGCCGAAGGAAAACGATGTTTCACTTCCGAGGAAACCGCGGTTACGAAAACAATCCACGGAA AAGCATACACCTACCTCGCAGTCTGGCCGACCTCCGTCAGTTTCGTCCACCTCAAGCGGTAGCACTATGCAGAGTCACGTTTCCACTCCGAAAAGTAGGATGTCGTCGAAAGTCCACGCGCCTTCTTCCGCTACGTCGACATCCAGAGGATCGGCGTCCAATAAAACTGGGGGAAGCGTGTGCTCTGc CGATCTTCTGACGCCCTGCAAAATATGTGGACGCCGTTTCGCTCAAGACCGTATAACCCTTCACGAGCAAATCTGCGCGAAAACGGGCCAAAAGAAACGGAAGCAGTTCGATACGGTGATGTTTCGCGTTAAAGGTACCGAGCTAGAGAAATTTGTCAGAAAAGGACACTGTAAAAAGCAGCCCGAG AAACCACCGGAGGTGAAGTCGAACTGGAGGCGCAAGCACGAGGATTTCATTAACGCTATACGCTCGGCGAAGCAGGTGCAGGCGCACCTGGCTGCGGGAGGCAAGCTCAGCGATCTGCCTCCACCGCCTCCCAGCGATACCAGCGATTACATTCAATGTCCCCATTGTGGCAGAAAATTCAACAAGTCCGCCGCAGACCGTCACATTCCCAAATGCGAAAACATGTTGCACAATAAACCAGTGCATTCGCGAGCGCCGAAACTCAAACGTTAA